GCGATTGCCGACATTCCCAGCGAGTCATCGCTCACGAACCCGCACGCCGGCCGTGCGGTCGGGCCCTATGGGCACGTGGTGTCGAACCAAGCGGTCGACGGGACGCGCACGGGATTTCTGGAGCTCTACGACGCCGTTGGCGGCGAGCTGAGCCTCGGCGCGCCGCTGACGGCCGCGCGCCTGGAAACTGAGGATGACCCCGCCCCGATCATTCCGGGGTTGGCGGCGGACTTCGTGCGGCAGTATTTCGAGGCCGGCGTGATGGAGGTTCACCCGCAGACGCCCGGCGCCGCGAGTCTTGCGTTGGTGGGCGATGTCGCGCGCGACACGGCCTACACGAACTACACCTGGACGCTGGTGCAGAGCTTCGACGCCAGGCCCCCGCTCGCACCGGGACGGCGCATGCGCCTGGAGCGCACCGAGCGGCCCGCGGGCCTGATTCAGAGTGGATCGCCCATCGCCCCGCCGGGCTTCGAGCTTTCAGAATTCGCTGACACGCGGCGCCTCGGTTTCCCGGCGGTGCTTCGCTTCGCGCCGGACGGCCGGCTCTTCGTCGCATTCTCGAATGACCAGATCGTGACCATGCGCGATTCAACCGGCAATGGGCGGGCCGACGCGATCCGCACCTTTGCCTCGGGTGACGGCGTCAAGGATCCGCGGGGGCTGGCGTTCGTGGGCGACCACGTCTATGTCTCCGTCGAGGAGAAGATCATTCGGCTGCGGGACGCTTCCGGCTCGGGGGCCGCCGACGAGTCGGCGGACGTGGTCACCGGCCTGGAACTGGATACGAAGGTGCCGTTCCATCGCAACAACGGCATCGCCATCGGGCCGGACGGTCTGCTGTACATGACGCTGGGGAGCACGACGAATTCGGGCGAGATTCGCGAGCGTCCGCTGTCGGCCTCGATCTTGCGGTCGCGGTTGGATGGGACGGGACTCGAGAAGTTCGCCACCGGGCTGCGGAACCCGTTTGGCTTGGCGTTCAGCCCGGACGGGGAGCTGTTTTGCACCGACAACGGGCCGGACACCCGGGTGCGACGCAACGACGACCCGCCCGACGAGCTCAACCACGTGATCGAAGGCGCGGACTATGGGCACGCGCGATTCTGGGGCACGCCGCCGCCGGACTCGGGGACCCGCGGACCGGTGGCGAATCTGGCGGCCCACGGCGCGGCCGCGGGCTTGACCTTCTTCACCGGGCCGCAGGCGGGCGAGTTCGATGGAAACGTGTTGATCGCCATGTGGGGACCGGCGGGGGGGCGCAGCTCGTTTGCGCACAACATCCTGCGCGCGCGGCTGCGGCGACAGGGCGACACCTACACAGCGCAGGTGCGGCCGTTTGTCAGCTCGCTGACGCGGCCCACGGACGTGGTGGTGGGCCCCCACGGCGACCTCTACATCGCCGATCACGTGGGCCGCACGATCTATCGGCTGCGCCGCCGCGGCCTGGCGCCGTCGGTGTTGCGGTAGCACGGCGGGTCACCCGGCGGCCGGATCGCCGTCGGGCCGAGACCCGATGCCCTGACCGCGAGAGCGTGCATCGGCCCCTGGAGGACACGGGCTGCCGGTCGTGTCGGCGACGACCTCAGGCTCCGCGCGCGTCCCCATAGACCTCGAACGCCACCTCGCCGTCGTCGGCCACCTGAAGGCGCAGCACTGGGATGAAGGCAGCCTCCCGCCAAGATCCGGGCTCGTATTCATGCCGCAGGCGGATGACCAGCGCCCACGCGCCGGGCCCGAGGTCGCCGTCCGACGCCGGCAGCGGCACGAATGCTCCACTATCGCTACGCACGGCAAGGCTGGACGTCGCAACGTCGAGCTGGTAGCGGTGGGTGGTCGCTGCAGAGCCCGACGCCAGCAGCCCGTCAATCCACTTTGCGAACGCCGGTCCGCGCTCGTCGGGAAGAAACGCGACGGGGATGCCCAACGGCGATTCGAGAAGCCGAACCAGTATCCAGTCCTGGCTCGTCCAGCGTTCCGGCGCCCGCTCGCCGTAGCTGGCGGTGAAGGTTACGCGACTCTGGTCGAGGCGGGCATCGGTGACCTGGACGCTGACCGGAGGCGACTCATGGTCCGGCAGCGTCATGTTCGGCACCACCGTCCTTTGTGGCGCATAGATTGCAGCATCGTCGTTTCGCCAGATTGGGCGCCACTCATCGGGGAACATCCAGGGATCGACATTCGCAGGCACTACCACAAGGTCTGGCAGTTGCTCACCCTCCGGCTCTATCGGCCATAGGGGCGTCCGCAGATGCAGGCGCCCAATGTCGAGCGATCCCACCAGCCGGGCATCGGGTAGCACCGCGGCAATACGGATCCTGGCGAACCATGAGGTTGACGGGTGCAGGTAGGCCGTCAGAAATGGCGGCAATGCTCGCAGCGCCTCGAACGACGCGGGGTTCGGCGCGGCGTCGATCGCCGGGAAGGCCGGGCGCACGCGGTACAGCGCTTCTTCCTCATCGCGCGCCAGAAGTTCGAACAAGCGTGGATCGTTGAGCCAACGCGCAGCCCGTTCGGGTAGGGCGGCCTGCCACGCGTCCGTCGCATGGATGTATTGGAGGCCAAGCCGACGGAACGCCTGCGGTTCCAGAAAGTGCACGGCGTCGAGATACTCCGGGCCGAAGACGCGCTGCAGGTGGATTTGCCCCACAAATCCCGCCGCCTCGGGGCGTCCCGTGTTGAGGAAGACGCCGGCGCTGGAAGGCGGCGTGGCGAGCACGCGCGCGTTGACTGGCGTGTGGTCCTGAATATAGGTCGCCAAATGCTCCGAGATGGCGGGTAGTCGATAGCGCCGCGCGATCTCTGGCCTGCCCGGTTGGCTGGACTCGTGGTGGAGAGCGGCAGCATTCGCCAGTTGAATGCCATTTCCCACCGCAAGGCCGAGATAACGCGCGGGCGCCACGAGCGTGGGCCAGGCGATCAGTCCCACGAGTAGGGCGCCGCCGGCGTAGCGCCAGCGGGGTCGCAATTGCGCCAGGCGGGTACTCAGCGCAAGCAGCAGCGCCATCATGGCTAGATTGCGGGCGTGCCCCGCCACACGGCCCAAGTCATGCGGCGCCGGCGCGTGATACAGCCCCAGATAGGCCAGCGCACACACGCCGGCGGCCACCGCAAGCGCCAGCACCAATCGGTCGCGCCTCGCCAATACCGTAGCGACACCTGCCACAACCACAGGGCCCACGCCCAGCAGAGCGACACCGCCGGGCCGCTGGTCGAACGCGCCAAGCAAGGTCCAATGCTCCGCGCGGAGACTTGTGGCGATCGACAAGCCGGACGCCGGACCGCCTAGAAACCCCGTGAGCACGCCGCCACCGCCAAGGAGCAACAGCGCCGCGAGCGCCAGCCCGGCACCGCTTCTGACCACCTCTCCCGAGGTGAAACGTCGAGCCACCCAAATGAACCAGCCGTGTGCTGGACCGGGGCGCCGCGCGAGCGCTGATCCGTCGCGTCGAGATCGCGCCACGCGCACGGCTTCCAATCCAGTCCACAGGGCGAGTACCGCCGGAGCTAGCGTCGTTGCCAGGAGGCCGATGAATCCGACCAATCCCGCGAGCGTCATGGCGGCCGACCACGACCGGCGTTCGGAGCGGACGGCGCGCTCCAGCACCACAAACGCCAGCGCGTATCCCAGTGTGAAGGCGGGCTTCCAGATGTCCGGCAAGACCCTCTCCCAGGGATGGACGCCTTGGGACAGCACAACTGACGGCCAGTAGATATCGGCCATTGAGGCGCGCAACCCCGCCGCCGGCAATCCCGTCGGAACCGGGAATTCCAGAAGGCCATGGCCCACCCGGCCTTCCGTCCAGGCCCCATACGTGAGCAGCAAGGGCGCGACCAGGAGCATGGCAGGCCACGATCCGCGCCGCAGCACCGCCACTGCCATAACCAGCGTGAAGCTCGCCCAGGAGTAGACGTCGACCAACTCCGAAACGAAGGCCCGATCAGGGCCAATCGGCGGGGCCAGAAGTCCGACCAACAGCGCAGGCGCGTGGTGGTAGCGCACCGGCATGCCTGGATTCCAGGGCAATTCCGGTGGGAACGCGCCTGCCCGGATCGAAGCCGCCAATCCCAGATGGATGGACCAGTCCTGGATTGTCAAGAGCTGGCGGCTGGCCA
The window above is part of the Chloroflexota bacterium genome. Proteins encoded here:
- a CDS encoding PQQ-dependent sugar dehydrogenase, which produces MTPTTRPATRRLPRRRLLAAGALAAAGLTLGWPRVRGLEPTGDARVVSLRYEPELGHNIATLTVTAAGGHHLVDFLGHYFRTGGLRRAGLAISEPIVENGVLCQYFQRGVLESRLTGDGVVMQWRDLWTVLGDGEGAAAIADIPSESSLTNPHAGRAVGPYGHVVSNQAVDGTRTGFLELYDAVGGELSLGAPLTAARLETEDDPAPIIPGLAADFVRQYFEAGVMEVHPQTPGAASLALVGDVARDTAYTNYTWTLVQSFDARPPLAPGRRMRLERTERPAGLIQSGSPIAPPGFELSEFADTRRLGFPAVLRFAPDGRLFVAFSNDQIVTMRDSTGNGRADAIRTFASGDGVKDPRGLAFVGDHVYVSVEEKIIRLRDASGSGAADESADVVTGLELDTKVPFHRNNGIAIGPDGLLYMTLGSTTNSGEIRERPLSASILRSRLDGTGLEKFATGLRNPFGLAFSPDGELFCTDNGPDTRVRRNDDPPDELNHVIEGADYGHARFWGTPPPDSGTRGPVANLAAHGAAAGLTFFTGPQAGEFDGNVLIAMWGPAGGRSSFAHNILRARLRRQGDTYTAQVRPFVSSLTRPTDVVVGPHGDLYIADHVGRTIYRLRRRGLAPSVLR